The DNA sequence ATGTTCCCCCAATGATctcctcttctgaacaggttaAGGAGCTTTCTTTTTAATTTGGTTCTTCAACATCTCCGACAATTTTCTACGTATTTAATTTGGGCATTCTTaataatctaaaatttaaattgaagCATGCTGGTAGTGAAAGAGACCTGGGTGAATACTTCGATATTAGTCTTGTATGTGAGGATGCTATGCTTTGAATGTAACTATGTAAGGCTTATACTGTAAATGTTTCTTAGTAGTGAATTTTTTTGGCCTTAATCTTGGTGAGCATTGATTACAGGAGGATTTTAACTCATGGAATTTCTGGAAGCTACCCCCTCCTGTTCTAGACTTGTGAAAGGGCCTATTGCATATTTGGCTCAATAATCTTTGGTTTTGATGCTGCTGGTTCCTGTAGGCTGTGCTGCTCTTAGTACTTGGATTATACTGGTAAGTTTTTATCTTCAGCTCCACGTATCTGTCCAGACTCCAGGTTGAGTTTTATTATTCACAGATTAGGATGTCCTTATACTTGTATGATTTAGTATTTCCGCTGGACTAATCTTGAATATGCAATATAAGATGAATAAGAAACTACGGATGAACCTCTTATTATagattcattatttatttatttatttatgttgtgTGTATATTTACTTCATTTGGTTATTTTTGCGAGTGCAGGTGATATGTATCCAAGCCCAATGAGAATTACGTTACTCTGTCGCTAACACGTCTTCGTGGATTGATTTGTTGGACCTCATAATTTTGATGGATGGTGGATGATACATTTTACTTCCTTCCTgctccaaaatcataaatcataaTGTTCTCGTGCTTGCTGTAAGATCAGAGCCACTTGTATAGTTCGACACAATCCAATGACCACTCAAGTCATGGAATCCCACGCATTTATCGCGTTGCTTACTTCTAGATTAGGGCATAGTTAAGCTATTCTTATTTTATTACATAACTGTATATGCATGTCACTGGGATTTCACTTTCATGTCTAATATATAGAAATCTGTCAGTAATAATGTCATATACTTTTTTAACCTTCTCTTTGCTATGTATTACTATTTCCCAATAAGAGAGAGGTAGTTACTGGTTACAGATTCAAAAACATAATTGAAACTGAATCTAATAATTGAGAACTATTTGTGACTGGCACCatcaaaagaaattaaagaaacaaaaCTGTGTCAGCGTATGATTCTGAGATTGAAATACTTGTCTGCAAAGTGGACAAGGTTTCTGAATTCATGTTCATCAATGAAACCGTCATTGTTGGTGTCTGCGGACTTGAACACTCTCCCACTCCTCCACGATGCAATCAGCCCTCCGCTGTGACGGATGCCACGACGCAGTTCGGCTTTGCTGATTCGGCCATCTCCATTTGCATCAAATgatgtcttcaaccacttcttaaACTGCTCCGCCGTCATTACGTGCTTCCATCACCCGACACATTACGTTCCAACCATGATCGCCATTGCCTTTCACTTTTCTCTGCTGTTATAATCAATTTCTACGTACTGCGTATGTCTGGACGTTCGCCCACCAATGTCggattttatattttatactaatgatTATATTCTATATATTTCTGTTAAAGCATTTACTACTCAGATATGGAgtacattcaataaattaattattctttttttGGAGAATAAGAATCGTATCTTCTGAAATGTTTTTGGCAGGTATATAGCAGTACCAGGATACACATTTATGATCAGTACAATGAACCGCCTAAAATTGGCTTAAAGATAAAGCTTATAATGTCGATTAAACAATACATtacgttctttttttttctccttttttgcaAGTTTGGCAGATAAAGAAAAGATGTTCCGCTTATTCTCACGGCATGAAATTATCTCAGAAGaaatattattagaataaaaCTGCCCGTGCCATTATTCATTTAGATAGAAATCCAGGACCTTGGGCGGTTTGGTGGGAAAGACACAACGACTAGAAATATTAAAAGAGAATGTTTATGGCAGAGGTGCGTTTACCAAAGGAATAGATTTGACAAATGCATCCCCCATTGATGGAATGAGAGTTTGAGACTCTTGTTTTTTATTACTTTACTCTACTTGAAGCCTTTCTGCGAAGAAAGATAAGAGGGAGTATGTGGATTTCGCACCtaattcattcatttttttagGAATCGTTACCAAATTAAGGAAAACCTATAGGAATTGGATATTTAAATGGTTTAATCTCTTTTGTCTTATagtttacttttaactaaatttataattaggttttatattctttttcttttccattgagTTTTTGCACTACttctaattttgtaattaggttttaatattataattattaaaattaatagaatatttctcCGAAAAATATAtagtcaaagatttaattaagttttaattatgaatacctttaatttgtaaaaaaatattcagtaattctaatatttttgcactaagataattaattacaaattaaaaatagtgtccggactaattaaaagaaaaacaagtatAAGACCCTAATTAtaaatttggtgaaattatagagactaatcaaataattaaacctattcgTAAAATTATAAACAACAAAAAATGctgaaagataaaaatagaaattCACTAAAACATGCTCTTCCATTAATGGAACATATTAAAATATAGCAAAAAaatgaaaagtttttaaaaataattaaaaaataggaACTTTAATGTTATTGATGTATGGACatcatgttatattttttatacttttttatataaaaattaatttataatgcttaattattgagtatttttatgcTTAAATTGTATATTGTTTTGATCtctttgatttgattaattttgtagaaaatggtaAAAAATGAGCAAAAACCacaaaacaaacttaaaaaaagaaagaaaaagtttgGACATACTTTGGAACCCATCAAAAATGCAAATAAATGCATGAGGTGTTCATATGATAAGCcaaaaaaagcatgcaattgatacATTGAGTAATAAATCCATAAGGCAAGCAGTATGAATATTATTATGGATCCATAAAGGCAAGCATGTATGAAGCAATGAAGAAAGGATGGTGCTGGAAGTGGCGCTCAGAAACCCAGCGCCCAGCATAAAGCAAAGGCAACGCTTGAAGTGGCGTTGAATAAAACCAACGCCCAAAACACACATCAAGAAAGACCATGGCGCTGAGTTCGGCATTGGNNNNNNNNNNNNNNNNNNNNNNNNNNNNNNNNNNNNNNNNNNNNNNNNNNNNNNNNNNNNNNNNNNNNNNNNNNNNNNNNNNNNNNNNNNNNNNNNNNNNNNNNNNNNNNNNNNNNNNNNNNNNNNNNNNNNNNNNNNNNNNNNNNNNNNNNNNNNNNNNNNNNNNNNNNNNNNNNNNNNNNNNNNNNNNNNNNNNNNNNNNNNNNNNNNNNNNNNNNNNNNNNNNNNNNNNNNNNNNNNNNNNNNNNNNNNNNNNNNNNNNNNNNNNNNNNNNNNNNNNNNNNNNNNNNNNNNNNNNNNNNNNNNNNNNNNNNNNNNNNNNNNNNNNNNNNNNNNNNNNNNNNNNNNNNNNNNNNNNNNNNNNNNNNNNNNNNNNNNNNNNNNNNNNNNNNNNNNNNNNNNNNNNNNNNNNNNNNNNNNNNNNNNNNNNNNNNNNNNNNNNNNNNNNNNNNNNNNNNNNNNNNNNNNNNNNNNNNNNNNNNNNNNNNNNNNNNNNNNNNNNNNNNNNNNNNNNNNNNNNNNNNNNNNNNNNNNNNNNNNNNNNNNNNNNNNNNNNNNNNNNNNNNNNNNNNNNNNNNNNNNNNNNNNNNNNNNNNNNNNNNNNNNNNNNNNNNNNNNNNNNNNNNNNNNNNNNNNNNNNNNNNNNNNNNNNNNNNNNNNNNNNNNNNNNNNNNNNNNNNNNNNNNNNNNNNNNNNNNNNNNNNNNNNNNNNNNNNNNNNNNNNNNNNNNNNNNNNNNNNNNNNNNNNNNNNNNNNNNNNNNNNNNNNNNNNNNNNNNNNNNNNNNNNNNNNNNNNNNNNNNNNNNNNNNNNNNNNNNNNNNNNNNNNNNNNNNNNNNNNNNNNNNNNNNNNNNNNNNNNNNNNNNNNNNNNNNNNNNNNNNNNNNNNNNNNNNNNNNNNNNNNNNNNNNNNNNNNNNNNNNNNNNNNNNNNNNNNNNNNNNNNNNNNNNNNNNNNNNNNNNNNNNNNNNNNNNNNNNNNNNNNNNNNNNNNNNNNNNNNTCCACTTATAAATAGATAATCTGTTTGTGACCTGCTTTCATACATATCAAAAAGAAAACCTGGATATTCAACTAATTGAAATGTTGtttcattaaaataaaataaatccttaTCAATAGATCGTTAAAGGTATCTTAATATATGTTAACATTATTCTAAATGTCTTCTAGTTAGAACATGAGCTAAATCTTAATAACAAGTTTATTGAAAAATACTATATCTAGTTTTGTATTGTTAGCGAGATACATTAGTGCACCAATAACACTAAGATAAGGTATTTCATGATCAAGGAACTTCTCGTTACTTTCACAAAGTCAAAATAAATCTTTATCCACATCTAGTGATCTCATTACCGTTAGAGTATTCAATGGGGTGTGCCTTGtccatgaaattttttttaaaagtgttTCAGTATAAGTGAACTGATGGATGATATACCATCCTTTAATGTTCAATTTTGTAAGGCAAGGCAAAATTTTATCTTGACAAAATCTTTCATTTTAAATTCTCTTTTAAATAATCTACAATTTTTAGAATCTCTTCGAATGATCTAATGATGTTTAAATCATCAGCATATACTgcaataataacaaatttaaattcaaacttTTTTATGAACACATATGGACATACACGGTCATTTTTGTATCCATCTTTTAATAAGTATTCACTAAGATATTTATACCACATAAGCCTAGATTGTTTTAATTCATACAATAATTTTTGAAGCCTTACTGAACAAATCTCTAGAAAATTATTATATGCATAGGCACTTTGAATCCTttagaaattttcatataaaTTTCTTTATCAATTGAGCCATATAAATAGACTGTAACAATATCCATATAAATAGATTGTAACAATATCCATTAGATgcatctcaaattttttatgcAATGCCAGACTAATAAGATatcttaatataattaaatccattaggggagaatatgttttcatatAGTCAATACCAAGTTTTTATGAAAATCCTTGTGCTGTTAGTCGTGCTTATaatttctatttcatttttttcatcgTGTTTGCACACAAAAATCCACTTGTATTCCATTAGTTTTATATCTTCAAGTATTTTGACTATAAGACCAAAAACTTCACGTTTTATAATAGAAGTTAATTCAGCTTGAATTGCGTTTTTTCATTTTGACAAATCATTTCTCTGTATTTTTTGATAGATTTTAGTTTTGATCCATCTTGTTTTATTAGTTCAACAACAATATTATaagcaaaaatattgttgacaaCGGTATACTTTCAGTCCCATATTTTTTTCAGTAGTGACATAAGTTATCGAGATCTCTTTATTTTTAGGTACTTTCAATATTTATGTCTTTGGATTCTCTTTGAGAACTTGCCTCCATATTATAACCATCATGATTAATTATCTCTCATAGAACTAATTGGTCTTCCACGCTTTAGGCGTGATTGCTTTTATTTGCAATGACAATTTGTCTTTTGAGATACTTATTTTTATTGGTGCAGTTGCAGTTGAAATGTGAGATTTGGTTACTCTCTTTTGTCAGTAAATGCGTCTGACAATTAATTTGTACATTTTGCATATGAATTAACTTTTatacttctagttcacattgtctAGTGCGAGAATCTAAATGGAATAatgacaatatttttattttagtaatttcttTTTTCATTGGTTATTTCACCATctaatttgaaaaaattatttcatCAAAGTGAGAGTCAGAAAATTTATCTTAAATAAGCTAAGGATTAGGATTTGAGaggagaagggagaagaaagagaaCATGGAGAATAAAAGATGATTTTATTATGATTGTGTTGTGTAGCGAACATTAAAAGGGCTATTTATAGTCAATAGTCTAACTCTTACCTAACTCAACTAAGTTGCATTTATAATTGACTCTATCTATTTGAAATTTATAATACGATTATAGTCTAAGACATttataacaaatatatttataacattaggtaataatgttttttttatgatgttttgTAATTTATCTCTTGAGATTGGTTGTCTTGTTTGCACACATAGATACTTAATAGCCATGTGTGCTAGTTAAAATTTTCCATCactaaaaaaaaagatgataaatgttgaaaattattttgtgtattttgaaACAAAGAATGTTAGagattatcagaatttattattttttattatcaattaactatcaatgtttaaaaatatagaataaaatatattattgtattaccagactaaaaaaattatattaaaaaattaaattaatgaataagtaataaccaaaaataataaattctaataatttcatagtatttttttctaaaaattaaagtatccaattctaaaaatttcaaaaattaatttaaataattacttatttaaaaatataaattattaattattaaataatatttaaattatttatatcacaaACATATGGAATATCTCTAGAAAAGAGAGTCATAATCCACCATCCTCATGCAACCAATGAAATTACATACCCCATAGTAGTTGCCACGTCAGTATGTCACTAATCATTGATCGTCCATAATCTGTTTCTAAATCTATGGGCCCATCATCAGCATTAACCGCGCCAACTCTGGGAATAGTCAATCCATAGTGAAATTCTACTGTTTATGAACAGGAAATCTAATTAGATTGTAGATCATGCAAATGGAAAAAGAATTGAGAAACAGAAAAGCACATTTGACATTGACCACCAAACAAACCTTGGCTCCAAAAATGGCTCACGTGGCTTGCGCCGAGCGATTCAAAACGATAGCGTTTTGCCACGTcataaaagggaaaataaaaataaaaaatggttcGTTTGATTGGTGGTTTATTGCATCTGGGAGTGTTATTGTGTATCGACAATGGCAGTTTTGAGCAACAGCGGGATCCGGCGTTTTTCGATACCCCTTTCCAACGTATCTCCAGAATTTCGCCATTATCGTTAACTACCTTCCTTGTAAAATCCTCTTTCTTATCCTTTTCTCACCTTTCCGTTATTGCTAACTAATTAACTGAATAAGTATGACGAAGCAGCAtgtcattttctttttttgaatgCTATACACATTCCAGTGAATTCATTCTGTGACCCCGCGTAGATTTCGTTATTCGATTCCGTGTATCTATGAGTAACTGCAATCGCATTGGGATTCGCGATAAGCCGTTTTTGATTTTTAGGATCTTGttgcaacaacaacaatggataattcttattagttaattaaaaaggcaGGGAAGTAAATAAAGTTCTGCTATCCTAGGTAGTGTTTTTCGGAGAAATTGAGGATTTGGTTTGACAGAGGGGAAGTGTGCGTGCGTGAAAGTGCAACAATGTCTGGTCATGGTGAACACCATAGCGTTCCCCTTTCGGTGCTGCTGAAGCGCGAATTGGTGAACGAGAAAATCGAGAAGCCGGAGATTGTGTACGGCCAAGCCAGCCAGAGCAAGAAAGGAGAGGATTTTATTCTGCTTAAGAACGAATGCCAGAGGGTCATGGGAGATGGCGTCTCCACATTTTCTGTTTTCGGggtaatttttctcttttctttttgatagatatgatatgatatgaggATACACAATTGCATGACGAATCCAGCTTGTTGACTTTGGTAGTGGTTGACTGGTTGTTGCGTCACTTACAGTCAAATCTCTTTGTGAAAGCAGCTCCCTTTGATTCTTATTCGTTCACATTGATTGGATCACAACAACATCTTAGACTTTTTTGCACTAAATGCTTgtgattcaataattttttttccttgttaCAATTGCACTTTCTGATGAagaagttgtttgcagctatttGATGGTCACAATGGAACTGCTGCTGCTATTTATGCCAAGGAGAATCTTCTAAACAACATTTTAAGTGCAATTCCTTCAGATCTTAACAGAGATGAGTGGATAGCAGCATTGCCCAGGGCTTTGGTTGCAGGATTTGTGAAAACTGACAAAGATTTTCAACAGAAAGGTATGACTAATTATTTCTCTTGTAGTATTTGTTCCAGCCTCTACTAACTATTTAGTTGTGTGGCAAATTGAAGTACTTCTGGAATATTCTGAGTATTGCCAAATGAGCTTGCACATGCCCAATTCCAGAAGTTAgcaaattaaagaataaattggGAAAAAATTTTATGCATGCTGAAAATGTGGATGATATTATGACACATTGACACCTTGTTGGTAATATTTATCTAAGCCCTGTTGGTGGATTGCAAGTTGCACTGCCTGTTACTTAAGCCATAATGACTGAGAATGGTCTAATATTGTTCCCTCATGTTGGTTCAGCTGTTTTTACACGTATTTGTCTATTTCATATATATTAATACATAGTTGCTGAAGAACATCAGTAACAATGAAAAGACCCTTGTGTTACTGAGAGGTGGTTCTTATTCTTCtgaattaatggattttatttatattgttttCATTAGTTGTGTGGCTTACTGATATACATTATTTTTTACTTATCCAGCAAAAACATCGGGAACAACTGTAACCTTTGTGATTCTTGAAGGATGGGTGGTAACAGTTGCATCAGTTGGTGATTCGCGTTGCGTACTTGAACCTGCTGAAGGTGGTATTCATTACTTGTCAGCGGATCATAGACTTGAAACCAATGCAGAAGAGTAAGATGTTACTGGGAAACTTTTTGGTTGAGAAACTGTTTGTAATCACTCTTACACAGACTAGTCTcacctttcttttctcttttccagGAGGGTCCGCATAACCTGTAGCGGGGGTGAGGTTGGCCGGCTAAATACAGGTGGAGGAGCAGAGGTACATTTGTTTTAATCGCAATCCCCTTTAACTCAGACAAACTAATGCCTCTGCCAATACTATTTCTTTGCACATGATGCTTGGGCATTAAACTACGTAATTAGATcattagatataaaaagaaaaactacGTCAATCATACCAATGAATGTAATGAGGCGAGCTAATTGAAATCTAGTCACATGATCATTCTCGCACTTAACACTCATTGAGGGTTATTAAATATACACAATCTTTTGACGAACATTttgttaaaatttcttttttggtGACAATGTTACCATTTGTGTTGATGATATAAACCATCTTGCTTTGGAGtaaattttcattctttttatgCCTAATGAGATGAATGATTTTTATAGGTTGGCCCTTTGAGATGTTGGCCTGGTGGCTTGTGTCTTTCGAGATCCATTGGTGATGCGGATGTTGGTGAATTTATTGTTCCTGTACCATATGTAAAGCAAGTGAAGGTTGGTCACTGCTCTCGTGCAAACAGCAATATTGGGCATATTTTGATTAGTTATTTTTCTGTTGCTTCCTTTCTTAATTTACTTTGATGTATTGTGTATGTAATCCATCACTTTGTATCTTATCGTTTTCTTAAGAATATCTGTTGCCTTTAAAGTCAATAAACTCGCCTTGCAAGTTGATGCAAACCCTTTCATAAATTatgtttattctttttttatgtgAAGAGGTTAATTCCAGGGTTTGAGCCTCTCTGTTTCTTTTCATGCAGCTTTCTAGTGCCGGAGGAAGGCTTGTTATCAGCAGTGATGGTGTCTGGGACTCTCTAACTCCAGAAGTGGCCTTGGATTGTTGTCGTGGCATGTCAGCAGAGGCTGCAGCACCACAAATTGTGAATGTATGCCTACTGCACATCTTTTAAATAATTCTTTATAGTCCTGGTTTTCACCTGGGGTAGTATTTTTGACGTTTTGTGTGGCATGCATTACTTATTTCTATCATTTGCTCCTGTCTCTTTTTAACCCTCAGGAAGCTTTACAAGCAAAGGGTCTTAGAGATGACACAACTTGCATTGTTGTTGATATATTACCCCAAGAGCAGCCGCATACTTCTGTACGAACTCAAAAGAAACCGATGAAAGGAATTATGAAGATCTTCCGCAAAAAGGGCTCTGAATCATCATCTCATACCAACAAAGAATATGTAGAGCCAGATATTGTACGGGAGCTCTATGAGGAAGGTTCTGCTATGCTTTCAGAGAGGTTTAGTTCCATAACAAGCATTGTTTAATATTAGCAGTTGGCTTGCTAGATTTTATTCTTGACCTGAACATGTGTTTATCTGAAATGCAGGTTAGAGACAAAATATCCACTCTGCAACATGTTCAAGTTGTTTATCTGTGCTGTGTGTCAAGTAGAAATCAAACCAGGGGAGGGTATCTCAATACATGCGGGGAAGACCAACCCCGGAAAATTGCGTCCGTGGGATGGACCTTTTCTTTGCTCAAGTTGCCAAGAGAAGAAGGAAGCCATGGAAGGGTTACGGAAATCAGGTTCGTGGCAATTCTCTGTCTTTTCTATCCTTCTGACTCGAGTTATACATGTCCATAATCTAATTCtctgtttaaataattattttcaggAAGACATCGTGGCAGTGACAGTGACGACTAATGAAGTCTCATGTGCGTTTGCATTTTGAGAGTGACAAGGATTGTTCATATGAAGGGAATGTCGCAGCAACAGTAATTCCTTCTGTGATCAAGAGTGCTTCTCAGAATATGGATTTATTTGGGAATTCTAGATCAAATCCATGATGGGGTTCTCACTTATTTTCAGTGCATCAAGGTGAGGAGACTAGCAAACTGTAGCTACTTGCTTGAAGATTTCTGATTTGGAAAACGGAATATGATCCACCCAAGTATTGTGAATGGTTGTAAAATCAGAGCAAGATATCGGAGGTAGTTGGCTTTTTTCTTCTTACCCAGATCTGTTTATTTTGTACATGTGTTCTTCTGAGATCTGGAAAACTGACCTTAAATGAAAGTGGCCATTGTTGTTGTATTGCTATATAGTAGTGTTTAATCAGACGTCAATGGAATTCCATTCCACAATAGAAATTAAGCCTAATGAGTGGTTGCTCTTGTAGCCTGTTATTATGATTGTTCTTGTTACCAAAAGAATGTCTGTTATTATAGAAAAATTCTCTTCCCCAAGACCCCATGATCAACCCTTTTCATTCATTTCCGACATATAATCCGGAATAAAAGGCCAGGAAACTCTGTACAGGACTGCCATCATAGCTttcttagacactaagaatcaTTTGTCTTGTGAAAATTAGTGGCTTCAACATCATAATTCGTAACTAGTGGTTCCTACTGTTGATATGAAAACTGCACTAAAAGTGTTGACCTTAGGTCAAATGGAAACTCTATATAAAAATGAAGTTAGAAGGTTTACCAATTCATCTAAAAGTCGTTGATATACTtaacaaaattctttaaaaaaatactagGAAGACAAAACAAAAGAGATGGAGGCTGAGAAGTTGATGCTTTGATCCAAGGTTCAGCTGTTGATGTGCTTCATGTCCTACCACCGCCCATGTCtagtaagaaataaaagaaaaagatttaggATATTGAATGGCTAATATGTGAGGCGGAAAAGCAAACTGTTTCCCACAAAAAGAGGATCTCTATGTGGTTCGATCGTGAAGTATTTGTTTTATGCTACGTACTGAAAGTGGCGAGGATGGTTAATTGATCATTCATTACATTCATCAGTGCAAAGAAATAATGCTTCCATGATTAAGATGTTGACCTTATAACCATGATGATGCATACAAAATTCCTTTGTGCTCGTTTTATGGACCACCTCCCCTGCATGCACGTGTGTGTGGGTCTGTGAC is a window from the Arachis hypogaea cultivar Tifrunner chromosome 17, arahy.Tifrunner.gnm2.J5K5, whole genome shotgun sequence genome containing:
- the LOC112766310 gene encoding probable protein phosphatase 2C 12, yielding MSGHGEHHSVPLSVLLKRELVNEKIEKPEIVYGQASQSKKGEDFILLKNECQRVMGDGVSTFSVFGLFDGHNGTAAAIYAKENLLNNILSAIPSDLNRDEWIAALPRALVAGFVKTDKDFQQKAKTSGTTVTFVILEGWVVTVASVGDSRCVLEPAEGGIHYLSADHRLETNAEERVRITCSGGEVGRLNTGGGAEVGPLRCWPGGLCLSRSIGDADVGEFIVPVPYVKQVKLSSAGGRLVISSDGVWDSLTPEVALDCCRGMSAEAAAPQIVNEALQAKGLRDDTTCIVVDILPQEQPHTSVRTQKKPMKGIMKIFRKKGSESSSHTNKEYVEPDIVRELYEEGSAMLSERLETKYPLCNMFKLFICAVCQVEIKPGEGISIHAGKTNPGKLRPWDGPFLCSSCQEKKEAMEGLRKSGRHRGSDSDD